A stretch of Streptomyces vietnamensis DNA encodes these proteins:
- a CDS encoding HAMP domain-containing protein encodes MESGTAARRGGGSGTRARGGRSRGGTVQVDAAALERLLTALVSMRDGNFRRRLTVSGDGIMAEISAVFNEVADRQMHVTGELSRVRRVVGREGKLSERLEAGASEGAWAAAIEAANALVDDLARPVSEVGRVLSAVAEGDLDQRMDLRSEGADGTVRPLRGEFLKVARTANNLVDQLSVFASEVTRVAVEVGTDGKLGGQAQVRGVSGSWKDLTDSVNTMANRLTAQVRDIALVTTAVADGDLSQKVTANVAGEMLELKNTVNRMVDQLSSFSSEVTRVAREVGTEGELGGQAEVAGVAGVWKDLTDSVNTMAGNLTNQVRGIAEVTTAVANGDLSQKVRVSARGEIAQLADTINQMTETLRTFADEVTRVSGEVGAQGLLGGQAQVPGAAGTWKDLTDSVNTVFRNITTQVRDIAQVTTAVANGDLSQKVTVDVAGEMLELKNTVNTMVDQLSAFGSEVTRVAREVGVEGLLGGQAEVPGAAGTWKDLTDSVNTAFRNLTGQVRDIAQVTTAVANGDLSQKVTVDVAGEMLELKNTVNTMVSQLSSFADQVTRMARDVGTEGRLGGQARVDGVSGRWRELTDSVNFMAGNLTSQVRQIAQVTTAVARGDLSQKIDVDARGEILELKNTINTMVDQLSAFADQVTRVAREVGTDGRLGGQAQVPGVAGVWRDLTDSVNGMAGNLTTQVRNIAQVATAVARGDLSQKIDVDARGEILELKNTLNTMVDQLSNFAEQVTRVAREVGTEGILGGQAEVQGVSGTWKDLTQSVNFMANNLTIQVRNIAEVTTAVAKGDLSKKITVDARGEILELVTTVNTMVDQLSNFADEVTRVAREVGTEGILGGQARVRGVTGTWKDLSDNVNLMANNLTNQVRNISRVSAAVANGDLTKKVTVEARGEVAELAETVNTMVTTLSSFADEVTRVAREVGTEGELGGQARVPGVSGTWKDLTESVNSMADNLTGQVRQIAAVTTAIAKGDLTKKIDIDARGEIQELKNTINTMVDQLSNFAEEVTRVAREVGTDGQLGGQARVRDVEGTWWDLTESVNEMAENLTRQVRAIAAVATAVTRGDLNVKIDGVDAAGEIQALQDNINTMIANLRDTTLANDEQDWLKSNLARISGLMQGRRDLDDVASLIMSELTPVVSAQHGAFFVAMPTGSAHGDAELVGEGDGSYELRMRGSYGYSTGSMPTSFRPGETLIGTAAEEKRTIQVNVPPGYLKISSGLGEASPAHVIVLPVLFEGKVLGVIELASFQPFTQIQRDFLNQIAELIATTVNTISVNTKTEVLLQQSQKLTEQLKERSAELEHRQKELQGSNLELEEKAELLARQNRDIEVKNTEIEEARQVLEERAEQLAVSMRYKSEFLANMSHELRTPLNSLLILAKLLADNAETNLTPKQVEFAETIHGAGSDLLQLINDILDLSKVEAGKMDVSPTRIALVQLVDYVEATFRPLTAEKGLDFSVRVSPELPATLHTDEQRLLQVLRNLLSNAVKFTDTGAVELVIRPAGADVPQSIREQLLEAGSLRDPEADLIAFSVTDTGIGIAASKMRVIFEAFKQADGTTSRKYGGTGLGLSISREIARLLGGEIFAASEPGRGSTFTLYLPLSPTEPSSGGYGQGAQDVDDPQQGAEEGTAGAVHPFPHFPPPPVRTEARSGAGALFRHRRKAAAEATGMRGAVPGQSGQQAAADREEPEAEPRRTFGFSGEKVLIVDDDIRNVFALTSVLEQHGLAVLYAENGREGIEVLEQHDDVTVVLMDIMMPEMDGYATTTAIRRMPQFAGLPIIALTAKAMKGDREKAIESGASDYVTKPVDPDHLLSVMEQWMRGQ; translated from the coding sequence GTGGAGTCTGGCACGGCGGCGCGGCGCGGCGGAGGCAGCGGTACGCGCGCGAGGGGCGGGCGTTCCCGTGGGGGGACGGTCCAGGTGGACGCGGCGGCGCTGGAGCGGTTGCTGACCGCACTGGTGTCGATGAGGGACGGGAACTTCCGTAGGCGTCTCACGGTGTCCGGTGACGGGATCATGGCGGAGATCTCCGCCGTGTTCAACGAGGTCGCCGACCGGCAGATGCACGTGACGGGGGAGCTGTCGCGGGTACGGCGGGTGGTCGGCCGTGAGGGCAAGCTGTCCGAGCGCCTCGAGGCGGGAGCCAGTGAGGGGGCGTGGGCGGCGGCGATCGAGGCCGCGAACGCGCTCGTCGACGATCTGGCCCGGCCGGTGTCCGAGGTGGGGCGGGTGCTCTCGGCGGTGGCCGAGGGTGATCTGGACCAGCGGATGGACCTGCGTTCGGAGGGTGCGGACGGGACCGTGCGGCCGCTGCGCGGGGAGTTCCTGAAGGTCGCCCGTACCGCCAACAACCTCGTCGACCAGCTGTCGGTGTTCGCCTCCGAGGTGACCCGGGTCGCCGTCGAGGTGGGTACGGACGGCAAGCTGGGCGGGCAGGCGCAGGTGCGCGGGGTGTCCGGTTCGTGGAAGGACCTCACGGACTCGGTCAACACCATGGCGAACCGGCTGACGGCCCAGGTGCGGGACATCGCCCTGGTGACGACGGCGGTCGCGGACGGCGATCTGTCGCAGAAGGTCACGGCGAACGTGGCCGGCGAGATGCTGGAGCTGAAGAACACCGTCAACCGGATGGTGGACCAGCTGTCGTCGTTCTCCTCCGAGGTGACCCGTGTCGCGCGCGAGGTGGGTACGGAGGGCGAGCTCGGCGGTCAGGCCGAGGTGGCCGGGGTCGCCGGCGTGTGGAAGGACCTCACCGATTCCGTCAACACGATGGCGGGCAACCTCACCAATCAGGTGAGGGGCATCGCCGAGGTGACGACGGCGGTCGCCAACGGCGACCTGTCGCAGAAGGTACGGGTCTCCGCGCGCGGTGAGATCGCCCAACTCGCGGACACCATCAACCAGATGACGGAGACGCTGCGGACGTTCGCCGACGAGGTGACCCGGGTGTCGGGCGAGGTCGGCGCGCAGGGTCTGCTCGGCGGTCAGGCGCAGGTGCCGGGCGCGGCGGGGACGTGGAAGGACCTGACGGACTCCGTCAACACGGTCTTCCGGAACATCACCACGCAGGTGCGGGACATCGCGCAGGTGACCACGGCCGTGGCCAATGGTGATCTGTCGCAGAAGGTCACGGTGGACGTGGCCGGCGAGATGCTGGAGCTGAAGAACACCGTCAACACGATGGTGGACCAGCTGTCGGCCTTCGGTTCCGAGGTGACCCGGGTGGCCCGGGAGGTCGGCGTCGAGGGTCTGCTCGGCGGTCAGGCCGAGGTGCCGGGCGCGGCGGGGACGTGGAAGGACCTCACCGACTCGGTGAACACGGCCTTCCGTAACCTGACCGGTCAGGTGCGGGACATCGCGCAGGTGACGACGGCGGTTGCGAACGGTGATCTGTCGCAGAAGGTCACGGTGGACGTGGCCGGCGAGATGCTGGAGCTGAAGAACACCGTCAACACGATGGTGTCGCAGCTGTCGTCGTTCGCGGACCAGGTGACCCGGATGGCCCGGGACGTGGGCACCGAGGGCCGGCTCGGCGGTCAGGCGCGGGTCGACGGGGTGTCCGGGCGCTGGCGGGAGCTCACGGACTCCGTGAACTTCATGGCAGGCAACCTGACCTCGCAGGTGCGGCAGATCGCGCAGGTGACGACGGCCGTGGCGCGCGGTGACCTGTCGCAGAAGATCGACGTGGACGCGCGCGGCGAGATCCTGGAGCTGAAGAACACCATCAACACGATGGTGGACCAGCTGTCCGCGTTCGCGGACCAGGTGACCCGGGTGGCCCGCGAGGTGGGCACGGACGGGCGTCTGGGCGGTCAGGCGCAGGTGCCGGGCGTGGCCGGTGTGTGGCGTGACCTGACGGACTCGGTGAACGGCATGGCCGGCAACCTCACCACCCAGGTCCGCAACATCGCGCAGGTCGCCACCGCGGTGGCGCGCGGTGACCTGTCGCAGAAGATCGACGTGGACGCGCGCGGCGAGATCCTGGAGCTGAAGAACACCCTCAACACGATGGTGGACCAGCTCTCGAACTTCGCGGAGCAGGTGACCCGGGTGGCCCGCGAGGTGGGCACCGAGGGCATCCTGGGCGGTCAGGCGGAGGTGCAGGGCGTCTCCGGCACCTGGAAGGACCTCACCCAGTCGGTGAACTTCATGGCGAACAACCTCACCATCCAGGTGCGGAACATCGCCGAGGTCACGACGGCGGTCGCCAAGGGCGACCTGTCGAAGAAGATCACGGTCGACGCCCGGGGCGAGATCCTTGAGCTGGTGACGACCGTCAACACCATGGTCGACCAGCTGTCGAACTTCGCCGACGAGGTCACGCGCGTGGCCCGCGAGGTGGGTACGGAGGGCATCCTCGGCGGCCAGGCACGCGTGCGCGGTGTCACCGGCACGTGGAAGGACCTCAGCGACAACGTCAACCTGATGGCCAACAACCTGACCAACCAGGTGCGGAACATCTCCCGGGTGTCGGCGGCCGTCGCCAACGGCGACCTGACGAAGAAGGTGACGGTCGAGGCGCGCGGCGAGGTCGCCGAGCTCGCCGAGACCGTCAACACGATGGTGACGACCCTGTCGTCCTTCGCGGACGAGGTCACGCGCGTGGCCCGCGAGGTGGGTACGGAGGGCGAGCTGGGCGGGCAGGCCCGGGTGCCGGGGGTCTCCGGCACGTGGAAGGACCTGACCGAGTCGGTGAACTCGATGGCCGACAACCTGACCGGTCAGGTGCGGCAGATCGCCGCCGTCACCACCGCCATCGCCAAGGGCGACCTCACCAAGAAGATCGACATCGACGCGCGCGGCGAGATCCAGGAGCTGAAGAACACCATCAACACGATGGTCGACCAGCTGTCGAACTTCGCCGAGGAGGTCACGCGGGTGGCCCGCGAGGTGGGCACCGACGGGCAGCTCGGCGGCCAGGCCCGGGTGCGGGACGTCGAGGGCACCTGGTGGGACCTGACGGAATCCGTGAACGAGATGGCCGAGAACCTCACCCGGCAGGTGCGGGCCATCGCCGCCGTCGCCACCGCGGTGACCCGCGGCGACCTCAACGTGAAGATCGACGGCGTGGACGCGGCCGGTGAGATCCAGGCGCTCCAGGACAACATCAACACGATGATCGCCAACCTGCGCGACACCACCCTCGCCAACGACGAGCAGGACTGGCTCAAGAGCAACCTGGCCCGCATCTCCGGTCTCATGCAGGGCCGCCGGGACCTCGACGACGTGGCCTCGCTCATCATGAGCGAGCTGACGCCGGTGGTCTCGGCCCAGCACGGCGCGTTCTTCGTGGCCATGCCGACGGGCTCCGCCCACGGCGACGCCGAACTCGTGGGCGAGGGCGACGGCTCGTACGAGCTGCGGATGCGCGGGAGTTACGGATACTCCACCGGGTCCATGCCGACCTCGTTCCGCCCCGGCGAGACCCTCATCGGGACGGCCGCCGAGGAGAAGCGGACCATCCAGGTCAACGTGCCGCCGGGCTATCTGAAGATCTCCTCGGGGCTCGGGGAGGCCTCGCCCGCGCATGTCATCGTGCTGCCGGTGCTCTTCGAGGGCAAGGTCCTCGGAGTGATCGAGCTGGCCTCGTTCCAGCCGTTCACGCAGATCCAGCGGGACTTCCTCAACCAGATCGCCGAGCTGATCGCGACCACGGTCAACACCATCAGCGTCAACACCAAGACCGAGGTGCTGCTCCAGCAGTCGCAGAAGCTCACCGAGCAGCTCAAGGAGCGGTCGGCCGAGCTGGAGCACCGGCAGAAGGAACTCCAGGGCTCCAACCTGGAGCTGGAGGAGAAGGCCGAACTCCTCGCCCGGCAGAACCGCGACATCGAGGTGAAGAACACCGAGATCGAGGAGGCCCGGCAGGTCCTGGAGGAGCGGGCGGAGCAGCTCGCCGTCTCCATGCGGTACAAGTCGGAGTTCCTCGCGAACATGTCGCACGAGCTGCGCACCCCGCTCAACTCGCTGCTGATCCTGGCCAAGTTGCTCGCGGACAACGCCGAGACCAATCTGACGCCGAAGCAGGTCGAGTTCGCGGAGACCATCCACGGCGCCGGCTCCGATCTGCTCCAGCTGATCAACGACATCCTCGACCTGTCGAAGGTCGAGGCCGGCAAGATGGACGTCTCGCCGACGCGGATCGCGCTCGTCCAGCTCGTCGACTACGTGGAGGCGACGTTCCGGCCGCTGACGGCGGAGAAGGGGCTCGACTTCTCGGTGCGGGTCTCGCCCGAGCTGCCGGCCACGCTCCACACCGACGAGCAGCGGCTGCTCCAGGTCCTGCGCAACCTGCTGTCCAACGCGGTGAAGTTCACCGACACGGGCGCGGTGGAGCTGGTGATCCGGCCGGCCGGCGCGGACGTGCCGCAGTCGATCCGCGAGCAGCTCCTGGAGGCCGGTTCGCTGCGCGATCCGGAGGCCGACCTGATCGCCTTCTCGGTCACCGACACCGGGATCGGGATCGCGGCGAGCAAGATGCGGGTCATCTTCGAGGCGTTCAAGCAGGCCGACGGCACGACCAGCCGGAAGTACGGCGGCACGGGTCTGGGGCTCTCGATCAGCCGGGAGATCGCGCGGCTGCTCGGCGGCGAGATCTTCGCCGCGAGCGAGCCCGGCCGCGGTTCGACGTTCACGCTCTATCTGCCGCTGAGCCCGACGGAGCCGTCGTCGGGCGGCTACGGGCAGGGCGCGCAGGACGTCGACGATCCGCAGCAGGGGGCCGAGGAGGGGACGGCCGGGGCCGTCCACCCGTTCCCGCACTTCCCGCCGCCGCCCGTACGGACGGAGGCGCGGTCCGGGGCCGGGGCGCTGTTCCGGCACCGGCGGAAGGCCGCGGCGGAGGCGACCGGGATGCGGGGCGCCGTCCCCGGGCAGTCCGGCCAGCAGGCCGCGGCGGACCGGGAGGAGCCGGAGGCCGAGCCGCGTCGCACCTTCGGCTTCTCCGGCGAGAAGGTGCTCATCGTCGACGACGACATCCGCAACGTCTTCGCGCTCACCAGCGTCCTGGAGCAGCACGGGCTCGCGGTGCTGTACGCCGAGAACGGGCGGGAGGGCATCGAGGTCCTGGAGCAGCACGACGACGTGACGGTCGTGCTGATGGACATCATGATGCCGGAGATGGACGGGTACGCGACGACGACCGCGATCCGGCGGATGCCGCAGTTCGCCGGGCTGCCGATCATCGCGCTGACGGCGAAGGCGATGAAGGGCGACCGGGAGAAGGCGATCGAGTCCGGTGCCTCGGACTACGTGACGAAGCCGGTCGACCCCGATCACCTGCTGTCGGTCATGGAGCAGTGGATGCGGGGGCAGTGA
- a CDS encoding DNA translocase FtsK encodes MASRTSGKGSQGTAGTAKPRAGRTTGAAKKAASAKSPAKPPAKKAPAKKAAPAKRAPARKTAAKKAVPRPAPSPTGGVYRLARGAWLGLAHGIGAMLRGIGRGAKGLDPAHRKDGLALLLLGLALIVAAGTWSNLRGPVGDLVEMLVTGSFGRLDLLVPLLLGAIGIRLILYPEKPEANGRISIGLSALVIGILGQVHIACGSPGRGDGSAAMQDAGGLIGWAASQPLVFMMGEVLAVPMLVLLTVFGLLVVTATPVNAIPQRLRALGAKLGIVELPYDPAEAEGYPGHPDQEGYDEDWRDAGPRPARPVRRRAAGPAEPYDVDRAEAEMLERRGRSARRTSGRDAFDSGLDPVDVAAAAAAALDGAVLNGMPPSPIVADLTKDVTAERNAAVAASAAAAAPVEKAAPVPPARGGDRSGGGVPDLTKPAPEPTDLPPRAEQLQLAGDITYSLPSMDLLERGGPGKTRSAANDAVVDALSNVFAEFKVDAAVTGFTRGPTVTRYEVELGPAVKVEKITALTKNIAYAVASPDVRIISPIPGKSAVGIEIPNSDREMVNLGDVLRLADAAGDDHPMLVALGKDVEGGYVMANLAKMPHILVAGATGSGKSSCINCLITSVMIRATPEDVRMVLVDPKRVELTAYEGIPHLITPIITNPKKAAEALQWVVREMDLRYDDLAAFGYRHIDDFNQAIRDGKIKLPEGSERELNPYPYLLVIVDELADLMMVAPRDVEDSIVRITQLARAAGIHLVLATQRPSVDVVTGLIKANVPSRLAFATSSLADSRVILDQPGAEKLIGKGDGLFLPMGANKPVRMQGAFVTEAEVATVVQHCKDQMTPVFRDDVTVGTKQKKEIDEDIGDDLDLLCQAAELVVSTQFGSTSMLQRKLRVGFAKAGRLMDLMESRNIVGPSEGSKARDVLVKPDELDGVLAVIRGESGE; translated from the coding sequence ATGGCTTCACGTACGTCCGGCAAGGGTTCCCAGGGCACGGCGGGCACCGCAAAACCGCGCGCCGGCCGGACGACGGGCGCCGCGAAGAAAGCGGCGTCCGCGAAGTCCCCCGCCAAACCGCCCGCGAAGAAGGCACCGGCCAAGAAGGCCGCGCCCGCCAAGCGCGCGCCCGCGCGGAAGACCGCCGCGAAGAAGGCCGTGCCCCGGCCCGCCCCGTCCCCGACCGGGGGCGTCTACCGGCTCGCGCGCGGCGCCTGGCTCGGCCTCGCCCACGGGATCGGGGCGATGCTCCGGGGAATAGGGCGCGGCGCCAAGGGGCTCGACCCCGCCCACCGCAAGGACGGGCTCGCGCTGCTCCTCCTCGGCCTCGCGCTGATCGTCGCCGCCGGCACCTGGTCCAATCTGCGCGGCCCGGTCGGCGACCTCGTCGAGATGCTGGTGACCGGATCCTTCGGCCGGCTCGACCTGCTCGTACCGCTGCTCCTCGGCGCGATCGGCATCCGGCTCATCCTCTACCCGGAGAAGCCCGAGGCCAACGGCCGGATCAGCATCGGCCTCTCCGCACTCGTCATCGGCATCCTCGGCCAGGTCCACATCGCCTGCGGTTCGCCGGGGCGCGGTGACGGCAGCGCGGCCATGCAGGACGCCGGCGGGCTCATCGGCTGGGCGGCGTCCCAGCCCCTCGTCTTCATGATGGGCGAGGTCCTCGCCGTACCGATGCTGGTGCTGCTCACCGTCTTCGGGCTGCTCGTGGTCACCGCCACCCCGGTCAACGCGATCCCGCAGCGGCTGCGCGCGCTCGGCGCGAAGCTGGGCATCGTCGAGCTCCCGTACGACCCGGCGGAGGCTGAGGGGTACCCGGGCCACCCGGACCAGGAGGGGTACGACGAGGACTGGCGGGACGCGGGACCGCGCCCCGCACGGCCCGTCCGGCGCCGGGCGGCCGGGCCCGCGGAGCCGTACGACGTGGACCGGGCCGAGGCGGAGATGCTGGAGCGGCGCGGCCGCTCGGCCCGCCGGACCTCCGGGCGCGACGCCTTCGACTCGGGTCTGGACCCGGTGGACGTCGCCGCGGCCGCCGCCGCCGCGCTCGACGGCGCGGTGCTCAACGGGATGCCGCCCTCGCCGATCGTCGCCGACCTGACCAAGGACGTCACCGCCGAGCGGAACGCCGCCGTGGCCGCCTCCGCCGCCGCGGCCGCGCCCGTGGAGAAGGCCGCGCCCGTGCCGCCGGCCCGCGGGGGAGACCGTTCCGGCGGGGGCGTACCCGATCTGACGAAGCCGGCGCCCGAGCCGACCGACCTGCCGCCCCGCGCCGAGCAGCTCCAGCTCGCGGGCGACATCACGTACTCCCTGCCGTCGATGGACCTGCTTGAGCGCGGCGGTCCCGGCAAGACCCGCAGCGCCGCCAACGACGCCGTCGTCGACGCGCTCTCCAACGTCTTCGCCGAGTTCAAGGTCGACGCGGCCGTCACAGGCTTCACCCGCGGTCCGACGGTCACGCGGTACGAGGTCGAGCTCGGCCCGGCCGTGAAGGTCGAGAAGATCACGGCCCTGACCAAGAACATCGCCTACGCCGTGGCCTCGCCCGACGTACGGATCATCTCGCCGATCCCCGGCAAGTCCGCGGTCGGCATCGAGATCCCGAACAGCGACCGCGAGATGGTCAACCTCGGAGACGTGCTGCGGCTCGCGGACGCGGCCGGCGACGACCATCCGATGCTGGTCGCGCTCGGCAAGGACGTCGAGGGCGGCTACGTGATGGCCAACCTGGCGAAGATGCCGCACATCCTGGTCGCCGGTGCCACCGGCTCCGGCAAGTCCTCCTGCATCAACTGCCTCATCACCTCGGTGATGATAAGAGCGACCCCCGAGGACGTCCGGATGGTGCTCGTCGACCCCAAGCGGGTCGAGCTCACCGCCTACGAGGGCATCCCGCACCTGATCACCCCGATCATCACCAACCCCAAGAAGGCCGCCGAGGCGCTCCAGTGGGTCGTGCGCGAGATGGACCTGCGCTACGACGACCTGGCCGCCTTCGGCTACCGGCACATCGACGACTTCAACCAGGCCATCCGGGACGGCAAGATCAAGCTGCCCGAGGGCAGCGAGCGGGAGCTCAACCCGTACCCGTACCTCCTGGTGATCGTCGACGAGCTGGCCGACCTGATGATGGTCGCGCCGCGCGACGTCGAGGATTCCATCGTCCGGATCACCCAGCTTGCGCGCGCCGCCGGCATCCACCTCGTCCTCGCCACCCAGCGGCCGTCCGTCGACGTCGTCACCGGCCTGATCAAGGCGAACGTGCCCTCGCGGCTCGCGTTCGCCACCTCCTCGCTCGCCGACAGCCGGGTCATCCTGGACCAGCCCGGCGCCGAGAAGCTGATCGGCAAGGGCGACGGGCTCTTCCTGCCGATGGGCGCCAACAAGCCCGTCCGCATGCAGGGCGCGTTCGTCACCGAGGCCGAGGTCGCGACCGTCGTACAGCACTGCAAGGACCAGATGACGCCCGTCTTCCGGGACGACGTCACCGTCGGCACCAAGCAGAAGAAGGAGATCGACGAGGACATCGGCGACGACCTCGACCTGCTGTGCCAGGCCGCCGAGCTGGTCGTCTCGACGCAGTTCGGCTCCACCTCCATGCTCCAGCGCAAGCTGCGCGTGGGCTTCGCGAAGGCCGGCCGGCTGATGGACCTGATGGAGTCGCGGAACATCGTCGGGCCGAGCGAGGGCTCGAAGGCGCGGGACGTGCTCGTGAAGCCGGACGAGCTGGACGGGGTCCTCGCCGTGATCCGGGGGGAGTCGGGGGAGTAA
- a CDS encoding helix-turn-helix domain-containing protein, which produces MSIGNSPEDDRTFPADDRDSIGRALQQARIAAGLTVEEVSASTRVRIPIVHAIEEDDFSRCGGDVYARGHIRTLARAVGLDPAPLIEQYDAEHGGRPAPTPAAPLFEAERIRPEPRRPNWTAAMVAAIVAVVGFVGFTMFNGNEAPKGTTTAADGGPAPAPEKATSAAKPKPVKPAAPKPTESAIAAVPQDKVTVKLTAIDDKSWISAKAHDGKLLFDGLLLKGESKTFQDDERVDLVLGNAGAIELYVNGKKLDDKFESGQVERLSYTKGDPEAG; this is translated from the coding sequence GTGTCCATCGGCAACTCCCCCGAAGACGACCGGACCTTCCCGGCAGACGACCGGGACTCGATCGGTCGCGCTCTCCAGCAGGCCCGAATCGCCGCCGGTCTCACCGTCGAAGAGGTCAGTGCCTCCACCCGTGTCCGGATTCCGATCGTGCACGCGATCGAGGAGGATGACTTCTCGCGCTGTGGCGGCGACGTCTACGCCCGCGGCCACATCCGTACCCTCGCGCGCGCCGTCGGCCTCGATCCGGCTCCGCTGATCGAGCAGTACGACGCCGAGCACGGTGGCCGTCCCGCGCCCACCCCCGCCGCCCCGCTCTTCGAGGCGGAACGTATCCGCCCCGAGCCGCGCAGGCCCAACTGGACCGCCGCGATGGTCGCGGCCATCGTCGCCGTCGTCGGTTTCGTCGGCTTCACGATGTTCAACGGCAACGAGGCCCCGAAGGGGACGACCACCGCGGCCGACGGCGGCCCGGCGCCCGCGCCGGAGAAGGCGACCTCCGCTGCCAAGCCGAAGCCGGTCAAGCCCGCCGCGCCCAAGCCCACCGAGAGTGCGATCGCCGCCGTCCCGCAGGACAAGGTCACGGTCAAGCTCACCGCGATCGACGACAAGAGCTGGATCTCGGCGAAGGCGCACGACGGCAAGCTCCTCTTCGACGGTCTCCTGCTCAAGGGCGAGTCCAAGACCTTCCAGGACGACGAGCGCGTCGACCTCGTCCTCGGCAACGCCGGTGCGATCGAGCTCTACGTGAACGGCAAGAAGCTCGACGACAAGTTTGAATCCGGCCAGGTCGAGCGACTCAGCTACACCAAGGGCGACCCCGAGGCCGGCTGA
- a CDS encoding response regulator: MVQKAKILLVDDRPENLLALEAILSALDQTLVRASSGEEALKALLTDDFAVILLDVQMPGMDGFETAAHIKRRERTRDIPIIFLTAINHGPHHTFRGYAAGAVDYISKPFDPWVLRAKVSVFVELYMKNCKLREQAALLRLQLEGGGEGGHGKEAAGLLAELSARLAAVEEQAEALSKQLDDDSADAAAVATAAHLERKLTGLRRALDALEPGTGAAPTLPAQS, encoded by the coding sequence ATGGTACAGAAGGCCAAGATCCTCCTGGTCGATGACCGGCCGGAGAATCTGCTGGCGCTGGAGGCCATTCTCTCCGCGCTCGATCAGACGCTGGTGCGGGCATCGTCCGGGGAGGAAGCGCTCAAGGCGCTGTTGACGGACGACTTCGCGGTCATCCTGCTCGACGTCCAGATGCCGGGCATGGACGGTTTCGAGACCGCCGCCCACATCAAGCGGCGCGAGCGGACCCGGGACATTCCGATCATCTTCCTCACCGCCATCAACCACGGCCCCCACCACACCTTCCGGGGGTACGCGGCCGGAGCGGTCGACTACATCTCCAAGCCGTTCGACCCGTGGGTGCTGCGGGCCAAGGTCTCCGTCTTCGTCGAGCTCTACATGAAGAACTGCAAGCTGCGCGAGCAGGCCGCCCTGCTGCGGCTGCAGTTGGAGGGCGGCGGCGAGGGCGGTCACGGCAAGGAGGCCGCCGGGCTGCTCGCCGAGCTCTCCGCCCGGCTCGCGGCCGTCGAGGAGCAGGCCGAGGCCCTGTCGAAGCAGCTCGACGACGACTCCGCGGACGCGGCGGCCGTCGCCACCGCCGCGCACCTGGAGCGCAAGCTCACCGGGCTGCGCCGGGCCTTGGACGCACTGGAGCCGGGCACGGGCGCCGCGCCGACGCTGCCCGCGCAGAGCTGA